tatcggtatcattcatggccggtgaaaagcaatctgcgaagcgatccgcgaagagattgcacatttcattagtgttggcactcctttgtacgtaatggatttcggtgtatgtgtggattttgttttgctgtggtagaagcgccaaaacgagtcaggccacctgcagaggttaggttggattttactcaaatatctgcgatatcaaaacctgttatagctgcagtataaagagtgcgtgtcaaagtagatcgagcgagatctttggcagcggcgcgtttggtagtgacgataagcagctctttttacacgtttgagtcgtttgagtgtgcggtccgcccaggtggggttaggtttaggacgctgaactgggacgcatacaacaaaggcttgcagcatgaaggacgagaatgaacatactgcttcgtcaagtgaaataaaattggaacaatgaaagctattgttaaacattgaaatcatgtcgttcagtttcacatagtcagctttagcaaagttataacgataaaatgcggttgtcgtcgagttttgtcgagtcgtcgaattgcgtcgggtcgacgagttaatacgtatattgaagtcaaacgccgggtgataggagtcaagaggtacaagcggaacaacacttggaaagacaggcgaacacaatttagctgcagcattgttagcgtagagcaggtcaagcatgcgtccgtgcgaattattgatgtgattaagttgcactaatccgttaaatttaaatccatccacaaaggtgttgttggccagtgagcgcgcagttggttcatagtgcgtgattgatgagtatgctggcgaggacgaaggatcagctgtggaccagcttatgctaggctgattgaaatcgccaataacaaacagcagatccgaaggcttcagtgtgagagtgaagccgctgatacaatcatgtagagagcgaagagtcgatatctcggagctaagctgcggtggaatgtatactaccatgacgtacagatgtgcgttattgcaggtgacgcgcacacaaatatactcgagagaacgatcacgggaaggtaattctatcgactcgtatgcgttagaaacggctagcaaaacaccaccaccgcgagagctagagccgctgagagagcgatcacagcggtaaacagagaagttgttgttgaagagaagagcagatggaatgttgtcaacaagccaagtttccgtgagggcgataaggtcgaagtcagcctccgatacagctaggtgaaattcttttgttttagtgcgcaaacctgtatcgttttgataatagcagcttaaatactcagcggtagcgttgtcattgtggtggttggataaagcgggtatacggtaagtcaattgagctgcgttgtcagagcatcaggcttggcgtgtttgttgcgtgcaatgagcggaacttcgtctagttgagaaaaaagcgatcgattgtagactggtgcaggtgcggagatgaagcgcggtggttttggggcggtccagaaacaagtgttgagttgggtgcttccaaggtatcattcaccgaggggtgacactgttgtgatgatgttgtttcaggaccaggtggagtagacgtgcgtgctgctaaacggtgagtcgttgttggtgtgcgtgtggtgtagcggtgatcagtactagtagctggtgtgcgtgttgtaaagcggtttcgggtggctataggagatgaggtttggtggtcgtgttgacgggatggaaaaaactcacgtacaccgataccgactggccaagtggatggtgtgagtgccgcatctcgaaggatagccgggactctcactttgaatgaaagccaattcatgctgtccacactaacccctcttctcagcaggcaatacgctataacgtcatcggtggctaagcgacgctttacagaagcgaccacttgttccacagtgacggccgttgataagcgggataggcggatccaaatcctatctgtgaatagctcacgaggtgcagcttgaagcggtgatgataacggatcggttcccaccagttcatgcGGTTGTGTAGGTGACGGCTGGACGGCAATTGTCGCGTGTGGTTCACGGGTTGGAAAATTATATCAACTAGATTTTAGTTATGTGAAGCGTGGTGAATATTCGATGATGACGACAGGTCGAGTGTCTAAAGAGCTGGAATTATGGCATAAGCGTCTTGGTCACTTAAACGTGCGCAGTATTGAGCAATTGATTCGGAATAAAATGGTTTCTGGGCTGAAAGTGAAATGTACTGACAAAAATGTTGTGGTGTGAGAGTCTTGTTTAACCGGGAAGCAAACACGGAATCCGTTTCGATCGCGTGGGTTTCCAGACTGACGGAGATCTTGTGTGCCGTTTACATAAATCTCTGTACGGTCTTAAGCAGGCGTCTAAAGCATGGAATGATCGGTTTGACGATTTTGTTCATGGACGTTTGGGTTTTAGACGGAGTCTAAACGACCAGTGCCTTTACATAAGATCAACGAAAAACGGCATTGTTATCATCGTGTTGTACGTGGATGACCTCGTGATCGTGGGTTCAACTCTACACTCTTAAAAATTTTTGCCGAATCTCGGTTAATTTTTGCCGAGATCTGCACAACTGAGATCTCGGCAAAGATCTCGGTTAAATTTCTGTTGCCGACATCTCGGTTaatgtcattttgttttgacgtttacgtTTAACCGAGATATTCGGTCAGAGCAAATCGAGATTTCGgctaaatataaaaaacattttatttttattttagtgattttatttgcgtatcaaatgggtttttttatgtGATGGAAAGCGTTGGGACAGGCGCCGATTCAACCGCCGGATGGGGCACAGCGTTTGGATGTGGTACCGGTACAGGAAAATGAGCCGGACAAGGAGCGGGCACTGGTACAGGCACGGTTCTGTAAAGCGGGCAGAGTGAAACAAGTCTGAGTGAACCCTTTTTAGATTTCATGTGATCGAGTGTTGATACTTACCTCTTGTAGGTGACCGGAAATGAATCCTGGAGGTCTGAACGGTCTGGCAAAGGTTGAACCAACCGGATTAGCTTCCACATCTGATCCTTAAATAGGGACTGCTCCGAGCGACGCTCTGAAGAGCACCGGTTGCGTGCGCTGATGGAGTTTCCTAGCCCCAACCCCGCTTCATACCTGTGCTCGATCGCACGCTActgattctcttttttttattttacatcaatttcttcacactcactccgaaaggttttcgtttcattagcaCGAAATTAACAGAATGGCGAATGACAGATAGAATACCGAGCCTCGGCTAATCCAAGTAGTAAAGCTGAATTCTCGGTTATTTTGACGGATTATCTCGGTGACAGCAGTGTTAACGTATGTGCTCGGCATGTTGTGTTGCCGAGTTTCGgttcaaatttttatttaactgatatttcagttttaaatggTACTGATTTTCGGCTACTGGGTTTTTTCAACTGACATATCAGCAAGAATCGAAAGAGCCGACGGATTTCGGCAGTTTTTTTAACCGaggtcgtgaaatatttttaagtgtgtaGAGGATGTGGTTTGTGTGAAAAGATGCCTATCAAACGAGTTCGAGATGAAAGATATTGGTGAGGTGAAGTGCTTTCTTGGAATGAACATAAGCTACGATAGGGAACAAGGTGTGATGCAGATTCACCAGCGACATTATCTTCAAGATGTCTTGCGACGGTTCAAGATGGAGACATGTAAACCTTGTTCGACACCTATCGAGTATCGTCTAAAGCTGATGAAAGGCGACGGGGATAAACGTATGTCGCAACCCTATCGTGAATTAGTAGGTCGTCTGATGTATGCAGCTCAGACGACAAAACCTGATCTGGCCGCTGCAGTGAACTTCTTCAGTCAGTATCAGAGTTGTCCAACGGACGAGCATTGGACACATCTCAAGAGAATCCTTCGCTACATACAAGGATCTCTAGATGTGGGGCTCGTGTATTGCAGAGGCAGAGGAAAAGCGCTGGAGGTGTATTCGGATGCAGATTGGGCCAATGACCCCAACGATAGACGATCAGTGAGCGGGAGCGTTTTCAAAATGTTCGGATCGACCGTGGCCTGGATCACCCGGAAACAACAAACCGTGGCGCTGTCTTCGACGGAAGCTGAATTGACGGTAATTTGAAGGCTCTGAACACATAGAGTGCTGTTCGTCATGGGTGTTGGAAGGGAGAAATAGCAGGACACTTGCGCAGTCGTATTtaagtgtgtgtttattgtacGAAACACATTGGCGGAATGAATCGCTTACATGTATATACAGTGTTGGTGAAATGTTTCCCTGCCCAAGTGACAATTCGCTTTGCGTTATATTTGAGGGGTTGGAAATTGCCTACTTTCAACACTCTTCCTCAATTAATAGCCCTTAAATTACCTCTCATCAATCCCAAACGAATCGCGAACATATTGTGCTTTACCGTTCCTAATGGCTTAGTTAGTATATCCGCATTCATGCTATCAGTAGGGCAGTGCCTCAACTTAATATCGCCTCGCTGGCATAGATTCCGTATGAAATGACGTTTTGTCTCTATATGTTTGGAGCGCTTGCTGGATTTCTCCGATTGAGCAAATGAAAGACAAGCCTGATTGTCTCCATTCACTATTGTTGCGCTATGCTGAACTTCCCCCAAATCGCTAAGGAGTCTACGCAACCACAGTACCTCCTGGCAGGTCTCGGCCAACGCAACGTACTCAGCCTCCATCGTAGATAACGTAACGTTGCTCTGCTTACGGCTAGCCCAGGACACTGCTCCTCCTGAGAAGTACACCACGTAAACGGTTGTTGATTTCCGTGATGAAGAGTCGCCTGCCCAATCCGCATCGGAAAACGCGATTAAGTCACCACAATCGGAAAACACCATGCTATCCACCCATCTTTAGCTTCCAATCTTTGGTATCCTTAAGATACCTTACCGCACGCTTGGCCGTCCAGTCCTTTTCCGTTGGAGCGCTAACCTTTCTACCTAGTACAGTAGCCGTTGCCATTATGTCGGGTCGCGCACAAACAGCTATGTAGAGTATTGCTCCAACAACGGATCGATACTTGGTGTTGTCTTCCAACAGCTTGGTGTCAGCTGTGTCCTTCAGGAAACCCTGGTCCATTGGTGTCTTTGATGTCTTCGCCTCAACAAGCCCCACGGTGTTAACTAGCTTGTTAATGTAGTTGTTTAGCCCGATGCTGTATACACCATCTTCTTTTCGAATTTCCAATCCTAAAAAGAATTTTACATGACCAAGATTAGCTATCTCGAAATGCCTTCGTAAATGTTCATAAACGCCAGCTATGATTTTCTCGCTCTTACAACCCACGAGAATGTCATCGATGTAGACGATGAGATACACCATTTCACCCCTCCTGTTCGCCGTATACAAGCATGGATCGGCCGAACTCGCTATGAACCCCAGCTTTCCAAGCACTTTCGACAGCTTCTCGTTCCAACACCGAGCCGATTGTTTCAGTCCGTAAATGCTCTTCCGCAGGCAACACACCAACTCCTCCTTTCCTGGAACCTCGTACCCTTGCGGCTGACGCATGTAGATCTCCTCATCGATATCACCGTAGAGATAGGCAGTACGTACGTCGAAGTGTTGAAGAAACAAATTCTTCTTTCCCGCTAGGGCCAACAGTGTTCGAAGAGTACTGTATTTTGTGACCGGAGCATAAACCTCGTCGTAGTCTTCACCGTATCGTTGATTATAGCCTTGAGCTACGATCCGTGCTTTATATCTAACGATCTCGTCTGACTCCTTCCGCTTTTGTTTGAAGACCCACTTGCTGCCAAATGCACGTTTTCCCTTGGGAAGTTGAACCAATTCCCAACTCTGGTTTTGCATGTGAGACTGCAACTCATTCTCCATCGCTTGCTTCCAAGACGTTCGATCTACGCTCGAAATCGCTTCCTTGTAGCTAGAAGGCTCTCCTGCCCTTTCGGTCACAATCCCCACTACGTAGTCGCCCAATCTACTAGGAGGTTTACCACGATTCACTCTAACAGCCCGATTAACTGTATCTGTATCTTCCTGCATCTGATCATCTCTGGCTTCATGTGAAAATGCGAGCGGATCCTCGTTATTATCGACATCGAAAAACTCGACATTTTCGCTTTCGTCATCAGCAAATACGAGTGGACTATCTTCCGTAGTGTTACGCTTTGATGGACTCGATAAGAAATATTCTACATCGTTTTCATTGGAATCATCATTCCATTTCTGTTCTTGCGACGGTTCTATTACTTTACTCTGCTTCTTTACGGGACTATTACAACGGGTAGATATCATACCATCTTCCAAAAATGTTACGTCCCGGCTAATCGTGCTCTTGTTGGTCTCAGTGTTAACGAAACGGTAACCTTTATGATCTGGCGAGTACCCTTTGAAAATTAGTTTTCGAGCCTTACTGTCAAATTTTCCTCTATTGACGTTAGGAATGTGTACGTATACTGGACGACCAAACACTTTAAGGTGACCTATTTCCGGCTTCCGACCAAACCACAGCTCATAGGGAGTAGTACTTACAGATCGTGATGGTAATCTGTTTTGCAGGTATACAGCCGTTAGAGCTGCCTCGCCTCAGTATCGCTTATCCCATCCGGCATCCAGGAGCATCGTTGTTGTCATCTCCTCTATAGATCGATTTTTCCTCTCTGCTACGCCATTTTGTTGTGGTGAGTAGGCTGTCGTGTATTGTGCCTTAATGCCTTCTTCTACAAAGAAAATACGTAGGTTTTAATTAACGTACTCACCACCTCCATCCGATCTTATTGTTCGAGGCTTGCATGCAAAGAGATTCTCCACGTAACGAACATACTCCTTTATCTTTTCAGCTGCTTCGGATTTCCTTTCTAACAAATACACGATGGTATACCGGCTGAAGTCGTCTATCATCGTCATTAGGTATCTCTTTCCCCCGGGTGTAGCCGTACGCATTGGACCGCATAAATCAGTGTAAACCAGGTCCAAAATCTTCGTCGATCTCTTCTCAGTTGCTGTAGGAAAAGGGTTACGTACTGACTTACCCTCCATACACGTTTCGCAGGATTGTTGAATACCGCTGTCGACGAACTTCATGCCTGTGCCCAAATCCTCGTTTACCATCCTTAGGATCATATTTGGGTCTCGATGTCCAAGTCGCCGATGCCACGAATGCAAGCAATTGCTGTTATGTTCCTTTTCCTTAGCCATTCTCGATGCTTCAGCTAATTGTAGCTGGTACAAACAACCGGAACGCGTCCCCACAGACATCAATCCGCATCCGCATTGCGAACCTCGCAACTATTTGCTTTAAACACCGCTGAAAATCCGTTGGCGGTAATTTTGTCCACTGAAATGAGTCCCGTTTTTAACGACGGAACGTATAACACATTTTGCAATGTTATTTCCACCACGCCGCCATTTCCATTTGCACAGCGTAGTAATCCATGACCGTAACCGCTTGCTTCCGCGACATTACCATCCGCCAAAATTACGCTCGGTCCTTTTGTGTTGTACAGCTCTTTGAAGAAACGCATGTTGTTCGTCATGTGGCAGCTAGCACCGCTGTCGATGAGCCACACATCACGGTGTGCTTCTCCCACCATAAAACACATACTGCTACACTCGGCTTGGTAGCCATTCTGTTTCGATTCCCTCGGCCTTCTCACTCTGTCGCTTTGTTGTGCATCAGAACGGGAACGACAGTTTCTTTTAAGATGGCCCGGCTTACCACAGCTGAAGCAATCTCTTTTGTTTGAGGGCGGTTGTCTGGTGGAACTTTTCATGGCCTTTTCTTCACTCACCGTACCACATGATCGCTCTTTTCTTCGCTCGTACTCGTCTAGTAGCTTCGACTTTACCAAATGCATGGTTAAATCACTATCTGGGCGACTCTCTAACGCCGTAA
This is a stretch of genomic DNA from Anopheles merus strain MAF chromosome 2R, AmerM5.1, whole genome shotgun sequence. It encodes these proteins:
- the LOC121589191 gene encoding myrosinase-binding protein 2-like → MWKLIRLVQPLPDRSDLQDSFPVTYKRTVPVPVPAPCPAHFPVPVPHPNAVPHPAVESAPVPTLSIT